Proteins encoded together in one Acidobacteriota bacterium window:
- a CDS encoding VCBS repeat-containing protein encodes MIRGFGTVLAVAALAAPGCAQGFTVGHLHSDVHRIPPVWVQQARSTLHVAYQHTSHGSQLVTGMDCLKAFPAFGTTYDWDDAGARPGALDLDDVGIPGCADLSQGDYIDPNGVTPWVTATRTLLDNPANAHVNVVIWSWCSIAGHDIPRYLTNMEILVSEYGPGGSKPRAATNPVTFVFMTGHAEGGGEGDSSDSRNNQIRQHCLTNHRVLFDFADLENYDPDNNYFLGKRVDDALYYDSDNNGTRDRNWATEYLGRHNGSELYQLVNGTTGYSGCGGCAHSPEGGETADARLNCVLKGRALWWLLARIAGWNGTPEATCDFNADGKTDLLWRHSLTGAHSLWYLNGAVLSGASPLQSVDAAWTIAGTPDLNGDGHPDLFWRDPVSGTNSVWYMNGAAVSSVSPFPTVFSGWEVAGFGDFNADGKVDILWRAPVAGSNSVWFLDGLDFLGSASVPPVGSGWAVGGVADFNADGQSDILWRNPSTGVNSIWLMNGVTASSIAAFPTVGADWAIATVADFNADGRPDILWRNQAAGNGALSVWYLNGTAVTGSGPLDPCAVSDTGWCVVN; translated from the coding sequence ATGATACGTGGGTTCGGAACGGTTTTGGCGGTGGCGGCCCTGGCGGCGCCCGGTTGCGCCCAGGGGTTCACCGTCGGCCATCTTCACTCGGACGTCCACCGCATTCCGCCGGTCTGGGTCCAGCAGGCCCGGAGCACTCTGCACGTCGCTTACCAGCACACCTCGCACGGCTCTCAACTGGTTACGGGGATGGATTGCCTGAAGGCCTTCCCCGCGTTCGGGACCACCTACGACTGGGACGACGCCGGGGCCCGCCCGGGCGCCCTGGACCTCGACGACGTAGGGATCCCCGGTTGCGCGGACCTCAGCCAGGGCGACTACATTGACCCCAACGGCGTCACGCCCTGGGTCACGGCCACCCGTACGCTGCTCGACAACCCCGCGAATGCCCACGTCAACGTGGTCATCTGGTCCTGGTGCAGCATCGCCGGGCACGACATCCCCCGCTACCTCACCAACATGGAAATCCTGGTCTCGGAGTACGGCCCCGGCGGCAGCAAACCCCGGGCGGCGACCAACCCGGTGACCTTCGTCTTCATGACCGGTCACGCGGAAGGGGGAGGGGAGGGCGATTCCTCCGACTCCCGCAACAACCAGATCCGCCAGCACTGCCTCACCAACCACCGGGTCCTCTTCGACTTCGCCGACCTCGAGAACTACGACCCGGACAACAACTACTTCCTGGGCAAGCGGGTGGACGACGCGCTCTACTACGACTCCGACAACAACGGCACCCGGGACAGGAACTGGGCCACCGAGTACCTCGGACGCCACAACGGGTCCGAACTCTACCAGCTGGTGAACGGTACCACGGGCTACTCGGGCTGCGGCGGCTGCGCCCACTCCCCCGAGGGCGGCGAGACCGCCGACGCCCGCCTCAACTGTGTCCTGAAGGGCCGGGCGCTGTGGTGGCTCCTGGCGAGGATCGCCGGCTGGAACGGGACGCCCGAGGCCACCTGCGACTTCAACGCCGACGGGAAGACCGACCTGCTCTGGCGCCACAGCCTCACGGGCGCCCATTCGCTCTGGTACCTCAACGGGGCGGTCCTTTCCGGCGCTTCGCCGCTCCAGAGCGTCGATGCCGCCTGGACCATCGCCGGTACGCCGGACCTCAACGGGGACGGCCACCCCGACCTTTTCTGGCGGGACCCCGTCAGCGGGACCAACTCGGTCTGGTACATGAACGGCGCGGCGGTGAGTTCCGTATCCCCCTTTCCGACCGTTTTTTCGGGATGGGAGGTGGCGGGTTTCGGCGATTTCAACGCCGACGGCAAGGTCGACATCCTCTGGCGGGCCCCGGTCGCTGGAAGCAATTCGGTGTGGTTCCTGGACGGTCTGGACTTCCTCGGCTCCGCCAGCGTCCCCCCGGTCGGGTCGGGCTGGGCCGTCGGCGGCGTGGCCGATTTCAACGCCGATGGCCAATCCGACATTCTCTGGCGAAATCCCTCGACCGGCGTCAATTCCATCTGGCTCATGAACGGGGTGACCGCGTCAAGCATCGCGGCTTTCCCGACGGTGGGGGCCGACTGGGCCATCGCCACCGTGGCGGATTTCAACGCCGACGGCCGCCCAGACATCCTCTGGCGAAATCAGGCTGCCGGCAACGGGGCCCTCTCGGTCTGGTACCTGAACGGGACCGCCGTGACCGGGTCCGGCCCCCTCGACCCCTGTGCCGTGTCCGACACGGGATGGTGCGTCGTCAACTGA
- a CDS encoding ferredoxin family protein: MTEKVDRGRLEINTDECKGCGLCIDQCPVKVIEVAQDIINKQGYNPARYKGSGCTGCGTCFYTCPEPGAITVYRLAKQQ; encoded by the coding sequence ATGACGGAAAAAGTGGATCGCGGGCGGCTGGAGATCAACACGGACGAGTGCAAGGGATGCGGCCTGTGCATCGACCAGTGCCCCGTCAAGGTGATCGAGGTCGCCCAGGACATCATCAACAAGCAGGGGTACAACCCCGCCCGCTACAAGGGCTCCGGCTGCACCGGCTGCGGAACGTGCTTCTACACCTGCCCGGAACCGGGGGCCATCACGGTCTACCGGCTCGCGAAACAGCAGTAG
- a CDS encoding 3-methyl-2-oxobutanoate dehydrogenase subunit VorB, with product MPKQLIKGNVAAVKAAILAGCQTYFGYPITPASEIAEAASMYFPLAGRTFIQAESEVAAINMVYGASGAGVRCMTGSSGPGISLKQEGISYCAGAELPCVIVDIMRGGPGLGNIGPEQADYNQVVKGGGHGNYKCLVLAPNSAQEMCDFTILAFELADKYRMPAYVLTDGVVGQMMESVDFPKSVDVPPRHPWGLHGNAETRGNLINSILLEHPELEAHNRKLQARYAEVQAREVRFEEYQVDDAEVVAIGYGIVSRILRTAVDLARKEGIKLGLFRPKTLWPFPSKQIEGLCGKVRKLLVVEMSNGQMLDDVRLAVEGRKPIEFYNRMGGCVPTAEELLGVVKKL from the coding sequence ATGCCCAAACAACTGATCAAGGGAAACGTGGCGGCGGTCAAGGCCGCTATCCTCGCCGGGTGCCAGACCTACTTCGGCTACCCCATCACCCCCGCTTCGGAGATCGCCGAGGCGGCCTCCATGTACTTTCCTCTGGCCGGCCGCACCTTCATCCAGGCGGAGAGTGAAGTGGCCGCCATCAACATGGTCTACGGCGCCTCGGGCGCGGGCGTCCGCTGCATGACCGGCTCCTCCGGCCCCGGCATCTCCCTCAAACAGGAGGGGATCTCCTACTGCGCCGGCGCCGAGCTGCCCTGCGTGATCGTGGACATCATGCGCGGCGGCCCGGGGCTCGGCAACATCGGCCCCGAGCAGGCCGACTACAACCAGGTGGTCAAGGGCGGCGGCCACGGCAACTACAAGTGCCTCGTGCTGGCCCCCAACTCCGCCCAGGAGATGTGCGACTTCACCATCCTGGCCTTCGAGCTGGCCGACAAGTACCGGATGCCGGCTTATGTCCTCACCGACGGCGTCGTCGGACAGATGATGGAGTCGGTGGATTTCCCCAAGTCGGTGGACGTCCCGCCCCGTCACCCCTGGGGGCTCCACGGCAACGCCGAGACCCGCGGCAACCTCATCAATTCCATTCTTCTCGAGCATCCCGAACTCGAGGCGCACAACCGGAAGCTCCAGGCGCGTTACGCGGAGGTCCAGGCCCGCGAGGTCCGGTTCGAAGAGTACCAGGTCGACGACGCGGAGGTCGTGGCCATCGGCTACGGGATCGTCAGCCGCATCCTGCGGACCGCCGTGGACCTGGCCCGCAAGGAAGGCATCAAGCTCGGCCTGTTCCGGCCGAAGACCCTGTGGCCCTTCCCCTCGAAGCAGATCGAAGGTCTGTGCGGCAAGGTCCGGAAGTTGCTGGTGGTGGAGATGTCCAACGGCCAGATGCTGGACGACGTCCGGTTGGCGGTGGAGGGCCGCAAGCCCATCGAGTTCTACAACCGCATGGGCGGCTGCGTGCCCACGGCCGAGGAGCTTCTCGGCGTCGTGAAAAAGCTGTAG
- a CDS encoding 2-oxoacid:acceptor oxidoreductase family protein — translation MYEIALQKAKSFYKEYARKSGDKSVTHYCPGCGHGVAHKYIAEALDDFGLAEKTIFCAPVGCSVFTYYYFDTGNIQCAHGRAPAVATGVKRPNPDSVVISYQGDGDLAAIGGNEIIQAANRGEQIAVFFINNAIYGMTGGQMAPTTLVGQKTATCPRGRDVHNEGNPMRMCELIAQLEAAVYVERVSLHSAASRAKARRAVRKALQIQKEKKGFTFVEILSQCPTNWKMGSAQSLKWIEESMLPVFPVQMFKDVSETAQPFSTLKHTVGEGGLLGVLELPEEDEAPLPVTGEIPPQFLNPRIKISGFGGQGVLLLGQAMAQLGMMQGYNVSWLPSYGPEMRGGTAHCHVTISSDPIGSPMITASTVCVAFNKPSLVKFETELVPGGLLIYNTSMIDIDPTRKDVEWLPIPATRIAQDLGNIRFANMVMLGAFVEKTRLIPMETAVKGLPMFIYAKKFIPDNVKALEAGAAWVRENSAK, via the coding sequence ATGTACGAAATCGCATTGCAGAAAGCGAAGAGTTTCTATAAGGAATACGCGCGGAAGAGTGGTGACAAGAGCGTGACCCACTACTGCCCCGGCTGCGGGCACGGCGTGGCCCACAAGTACATCGCCGAGGCGCTGGACGACTTCGGGCTCGCCGAGAAGACCATCTTCTGCGCCCCCGTGGGCTGCTCCGTCTTCACCTACTACTACTTCGACACCGGCAACATCCAGTGCGCCCACGGCCGGGCCCCCGCGGTGGCCACCGGCGTCAAGCGCCCCAACCCCGACAGCGTGGTCATCTCCTACCAGGGCGACGGCGACCTGGCCGCCATCGGCGGGAACGAGATCATCCAGGCGGCCAACCGCGGCGAGCAGATCGCCGTGTTCTTCATCAACAACGCCATCTACGGGATGACGGGCGGGCAGATGGCCCCCACCACCCTGGTGGGCCAGAAGACCGCCACCTGCCCCCGCGGCCGCGACGTCCACAACGAGGGCAACCCCATGCGGATGTGCGAGCTGATCGCCCAGCTCGAGGCCGCCGTCTACGTGGAGCGGGTCTCCCTGCACAGCGCCGCGTCCCGGGCGAAGGCCCGCCGGGCGGTTCGCAAGGCCCTCCAGATCCAGAAGGAGAAGAAGGGCTTCACTTTCGTGGAGATCCTCTCCCAGTGCCCCACCAACTGGAAGATGGGGTCCGCCCAGTCCTTGAAGTGGATCGAGGAGAGCATGCTCCCGGTCTTCCCCGTCCAGATGTTCAAGGACGTCTCCGAGACGGCCCAGCCCTTCTCCACGCTCAAGCACACCGTGGGCGAAGGCGGCCTGCTGGGGGTCCTGGAACTGCCGGAGGAGGACGAGGCGCCCCTGCCCGTCACCGGCGAGATCCCGCCCCAGTTCCTCAACCCCCGCATCAAGATCTCCGGGTTCGGGGGGCAGGGGGTGCTGCTCCTGGGCCAGGCCATGGCCCAGCTCGGCATGATGCAGGGCTACAACGTGAGCTGGCTCCCGTCCTACGGTCCGGAAATGCGCGGCGGGACAGCGCACTGCCACGTCACCATCTCCAGCGATCCCATCGGGTCCCCCATGATCACCGCGTCCACGGTCTGCGTGGCCTTCAACAAGCCCTCCCTGGTGAAGTTCGAGACGGAGCTGGTCCCGGGCGGCCTGCTGATCTACAACACCTCCATGATCGACATCGATCCCACCCGCAAGGACGTGGAGTGGCTGCCCATCCCCGCCACCCGGATCGCCCAGGACCTGGGCAACATCCGGTTCGCCAACATGGTGATGCTGGGGGCCTTCGTCGAGAAGACCCGGCTCATCCCCATGGAGACCGCCGTCAAGGGCCTGCCGATGTTCATCTACGCCAAGAAGTTCATCCCCGACAACGTCAAGGCCCTCGAGGCCGGCGCCGCCTGGGTGCGGGAGAACAGCGCGAAGTAA
- a CDS encoding DUF2283 domain-containing protein, translating into MGEKLSFTYDREADILYINKVKAYAEQESEELGDEVVARLNPQTREIENLEVLFFSTRLLRSDLMELPIQANLRIAM; encoded by the coding sequence ATGGGAGAAAAGCTAAGTTTCACGTATGACCGGGAAGCGGACATCCTTTACATCAACAAGGTCAAAGCCTACGCGGAGCAGGAATCGGAAGAACTTGGGGATGAGGTTGTCGCCAGATTAAATCCGCAAACGAGAGAGATCGAGAATTTGGAGGTTTTGTTTTTCTCCACGCGTCTGTTGCGGAGCGATTTGATGGAACTGCCGATCCAGGCCAATCTTCGCATTGCAATGTAG
- a CDS encoding TIR domain-containing protein, with protein sequence MEKFYCPYLNAAVELTDEREIHIAEHHPDLLPANRERIAGTLADPDQVRRSTRFSSARLFSRWFTDLLDGEHVVVVVISQATKQRHWIATAYIARKLAEGEIEWEKS encoded by the coding sequence ATGGAAAAATTCTATTGCCCGTATCTGAATGCGGCGGTGGAGTTGACCGATGAACGGGAAATCCACATAGCCGAACACCACCCGGATCTCCTGCCAGCGAATCGTGAGCGAATCGCCGGAACGCTGGCGGATCCGGACCAGGTCCGCCGAAGCACACGGTTCAGCAGCGCCAGGCTCTTTTCGCGATGGTTCACGGATCTTCTTGACGGCGAGCATGTTGTGGTTGTGGTCATCAGCCAGGCGACCAAACAACGGCATTGGATCGCTACGGCCTATATCGCCAGAAAGTTGGCGGAAGGAGAAATCGAATGGGAGAAAAGCTAA
- a CDS encoding recombinase family protein, whose translation MDRQAQQNIAYLRVSTIDQDIEKNKAEILHLANDKNLGQVRFIEEKVSGRVSWRKRRVAEALDVLQEGDSIIVNELSRLGRSMLECMEILSLAAQKGIRVFAVKGNWQLDQSIQSKIIAMAFAMAAEIERDLISKRTQEALWAKRASGMKLGRPAGPGKSKLDAFRPEIEALLANGATQRFVARRYSTTEANLHGWMKKRGLKRMAK comes from the coding sequence ATGGACAGACAGGCACAACAGAACATAGCATATTTGCGGGTTTCCACCATCGATCAGGACATCGAGAAGAACAAGGCGGAGATCCTCCATTTGGCAAACGACAAAAATTTAGGGCAGGTCCGGTTCATCGAGGAGAAAGTCTCGGGCAGGGTGAGTTGGCGCAAGCGGAGAGTCGCCGAAGCGCTTGATGTCCTCCAAGAAGGTGATAGCATCATCGTCAATGAATTGTCCAGGTTGGGGCGAAGCATGCTGGAATGTATGGAGATTCTTTCCTTGGCCGCGCAGAAGGGAATTCGCGTTTTCGCGGTGAAGGGCAACTGGCAACTGGACCAATCCATTCAAAGTAAAATCATCGCCATGGCCTTCGCCATGGCGGCTGAGATTGAACGGGATCTGATTTCCAAGCGTACGCAAGAGGCGCTCTGGGCGAAAAGGGCCTCCGGCATGAAGTTGGGACGCCCCGCAGGCCCGGGGAAGAGCAAATTGGATGCGTTTCGCCCGGAAATCGAAGCCTTGCTGGCCAATGGCGCTACCCAACGTTTTGTTGCCCGACGTTACAGCACGACGGAAGCCAATCTCCACGGCTGGATGAAAAAGCGGGGCCTGAAGCGGATGGCCAAGTAG